The following coding sequences are from one Kosakonia sp. H02 window:
- the glnK gene encoding P-II family nitrogen regulator, which produces MKLVTVVIKPFKLEDVREALSSIGIQGLTVTEVKGFGRQKGHAELYRGAEYSVNFLPKVKIDVAIADDQLDEVIDVISKAAYTGKIGDGKIFVAELQRVIRIRTGEADEAAL; this is translated from the coding sequence ATGAAGCTGGTTACCGTGGTGATTAAGCCATTCAAACTTGAAGATGTGCGTGAAGCGCTCTCTTCTATTGGTATTCAAGGGCTGACCGTGACTGAAGTGAAAGGCTTCGGGCGTCAGAAGGGTCATGCCGAGCTGTACCGCGGTGCGGAATATAGCGTCAATTTCCTGCCCAAAGTGAAAATTGATGTGGCGATCGCTGACGATCAGCTGGATGAGGTTATTGATGTCATCAGCAAAGCGGCCTACACCGGAAAGATTGGCGACGGCAAAATTTTCGTTGCCGAGCTGCAACGCGTCATTCGTATTCGTACCGGCGAAGCCGACGAAGCGGCACTGTAA
- the amtB gene encoding ammonium transporter AmtB translates to MKNTTLKATLATLALLPGLALAAPAVADKADNGFMMICTALVLFMTIPGIALFYGGLIRGKNVLSMLTQVAVTFALVCILWVVYGYSLAFGEGNSFFGSFNWAMLKNIELTAVMGSIYQYIHVAFQGSFACITVGLIVGALAERIRFSAVLIFVVVWLTLSYVPIAHMVWGGGLLAAHGALDFAGGTVVHINAAVAGLVGAYLVGKRVGFGKEAFKPHNLPMVFTGTAILYVGWFGFNAGSAGSANEIAALAFVNTVVATAAAILAWVFGEWAMRGKPSLLGACSGAIAGLVGITPACGYVGVGGALIVGLVAGLAGLWGVTALKRMLRVDDPCDVFGVHGVCGIVGCILTGIFAATSLGGVGYAEGVTMGHQLLVQLESIAVTIVWSGVVAFIGYKLADMTVGLRVPEDQEREGLDVNSHGENAYNA, encoded by the coding sequence ATGAAAAACACAACATTAAAAGCAACGCTCGCAACACTTGCACTGCTGCCTGGCCTGGCGTTGGCTGCTCCCGCCGTCGCCGACAAAGCAGATAACGGTTTTATGATGATCTGCACCGCGCTGGTGCTGTTCATGACCATTCCGGGCATTGCGCTGTTTTATGGCGGCCTGATCCGCGGTAAAAACGTGCTTTCCATGCTGACGCAGGTTGCGGTGACCTTCGCATTGGTGTGCATCCTCTGGGTGGTGTATGGCTACTCGCTGGCGTTCGGCGAGGGCAACAGTTTCTTCGGTAGTTTCAACTGGGCGATGTTGAAAAACATCGAACTGACCGCCGTGATGGGCAGCATCTATCAATACATCCATGTCGCTTTCCAGGGCTCGTTTGCCTGCATTACCGTGGGCTTGATTGTGGGTGCGCTGGCTGAACGTATTCGCTTCTCTGCGGTATTGATTTTTGTGGTGGTGTGGCTGACGCTCTCTTATGTGCCGATTGCGCACATGGTCTGGGGCGGCGGTCTGCTGGCTGCGCACGGCGCGCTGGACTTCGCTGGCGGTACGGTTGTGCATATCAACGCCGCTGTCGCAGGCCTGGTGGGGGCATATCTGGTGGGCAAACGCGTCGGCTTTGGCAAAGAAGCGTTCAAACCGCATAACCTGCCGATGGTCTTTACTGGTACCGCAATCCTATATGTCGGCTGGTTTGGCTTTAACGCCGGTTCTGCCGGTTCCGCTAACGAAATCGCCGCGCTGGCCTTTGTGAATACCGTTGTGGCAACCGCTGCTGCTATCCTCGCCTGGGTGTTTGGCGAGTGGGCAATGCGCGGCAAACCGTCGCTGCTGGGTGCCTGTTCCGGCGCGATTGCGGGTCTGGTCGGTATTACCCCGGCGTGTGGTTATGTGGGTGTCGGCGGCGCGCTGATTGTTGGCCTGGTGGCGGGTCTGGCGGGGTTGTGGGGTGTCACGGCGCTGAAACGTATGCTGCGCGTTGACGACCCGTGTGATGTATTCGGTGTGCACGGCGTGTGCGGGATTGTCGGCTGTATCCTGACTGGTATCTTCGCTGCGACTTCGCTGGGTGGTGTCGGCTACGCAGAAGGCGTGACCATGGGTCATCAGCTGCTGGTGCAACTGGAAAGTATCGCTGTCACTATCGTCTGGTCCGGCGTTGTGGCCTTTATCGGCTACAAACTGGCTGACATGACAGTGGGTCTGCGTGTACCGGAAGATCAAGAGCGTGAAGGCCTGGACGTCAACAGCCACGGCGAAAACGCTTACAATGCCTGA
- the tesB gene encoding acyl-CoA thioesterase II produces MSQALSNLLALLNLEKIEEGLFRGQSEDLGLRQVFGGQVVGQALYAAKETVPTDRLVHSFHSYFLRPGDSEKPIIYDVEVLRDGNSFSARRVAAIQNGKPIFYMTASFQAPESGYEHQKPMPAAPAPDSLKSETDIARDLSHLLPPGVKEKFLSDKPLEIRPVEFHNPLKGHVADPVRQVWIRANGEVEDDFRIHQYLLGYASDFNFLPVALQPHGVGFLERGMQVATIDHSMWFHRPFNMNEWLLYSVESTSASSARGFVRGEFYTQDGILVASSVQEGVMRNRN; encoded by the coding sequence ATGAGTCAGGCGCTATCTAATCTGCTGGCATTATTGAATCTGGAAAAAATTGAAGAGGGTCTGTTTCGTGGGCAGAGCGAAGATTTAGGACTGCGCCAGGTCTTTGGCGGCCAGGTAGTGGGCCAGGCGCTGTATGCCGCCAAAGAGACCGTGCCCACCGACCGTCTGGTTCACTCCTTTCATAGCTACTTCCTGCGCCCCGGCGACAGCGAGAAACCGATTATCTACGACGTGGAAGTGCTGCGCGATGGCAACAGTTTCAGCGCCCGTCGCGTGGCGGCAATCCAGAATGGCAAACCGATTTTTTATATGACCGCCTCGTTCCAGGCACCGGAGTCGGGTTATGAGCATCAAAAACCCATGCCCGCCGCGCCCGCGCCGGATTCACTGAAATCGGAAACCGACATTGCCCGCGATCTCTCGCACCTGCTGCCGCCCGGCGTGAAAGAGAAATTCCTCAGCGATAAACCGCTGGAGATCCGCCCGGTTGAATTCCATAACCCACTGAAAGGCCATGTTGCCGATCCGGTGCGCCAGGTGTGGATCCGCGCCAATGGCGAAGTGGAAGACGATTTTCGCATTCATCAGTACCTGCTGGGTTACGCGTCGGACTTTAACTTCCTGCCGGTGGCTTTGCAGCCGCACGGCGTCGGGTTCCTTGAGCGTGGCATGCAGGTAGCAACGATTGACCACTCGATGTGGTTCCACCGCCCGTTCAACATGAATGAATGGCTGCTCTACAGCGTGGAAAGCACCTCAGCCTCCAGCGCGCGCGGGTTTGTGCGTGGTGAGTTCTACACTCAGGACGGCATCCTGGTCGCCTCCAGCGTGCAGGAAGGGGTGATGCGCAATCGCAATTAA
- a CDS encoding YbaY family lipoprotein → MKLVHMLSGLAVAVALSACAQKGSDIPTPAPNPNAPAATNKAAITQPSVTGTVWIRQKVALPPDAVLTVTVSDASQADAPSKVLAQKAVRTEGKQPPYSFVLPFNPADVQPNARILLSAAITVDNKIVFITDTVKPVINQGGTKVDLTLVPVQQTAVPLQQSSGAATTVPSTSPTQVTPSNATPAPTQY, encoded by the coding sequence ATGAAACTCGTGCACATGTTAAGTGGTTTAGCAGTCGCGGTCGCGTTATCGGCCTGCGCCCAAAAAGGCAGCGATATTCCAACGCCTGCACCCAACCCGAATGCGCCTGCGGCAACGAATAAAGCTGCGATTACCCAACCGAGCGTTACCGGTACGGTCTGGATCCGCCAGAAAGTGGCGCTGCCGCCTGATGCGGTATTGACCGTGACAGTTTCTGATGCTTCCCAGGCTGACGCGCCGTCGAAAGTGCTGGCGCAGAAAGCGGTTCGCACGGAAGGTAAACAGCCTCCGTACAGCTTTGTGCTGCCATTTAACCCGGCTGACGTCCAGCCGAACGCCCGTATTCTGCTGAGTGCGGCGATCACGGTTGATAACAAAATCGTCTTTATTACCGATACGGTTAAGCCGGTTATCAACCAGGGCGGAACCAAAGTTGACCTGACGCTGGTGCCGGTACAGCAAACCGCTGTCCCGCTGCAACAGAGCAGTGGCGCGGCAACGACAGTGCCGTCGACCTCTCCGACGCAGGTCACGCCGTCTAACGCCACACCGGCTCCGACGCAGTACTAA
- a CDS encoding PLP-dependent aminotransferase family protein encodes MSSRRFGSQSLQRLLGHWQQTASRTPLWRQLADALRLLILDGRLALDTRLPGERELAATLEVSRTTVASALAHLRDEGYLESRHGSGSRVILPDSRAIPTLSTAGTSLDLSTAALSAGPEIHQAYTHALTSMTHYLSHTGYGQTGVLALREAIAARYTTRGLPTRADEVMVVNGALSGLALVLRMLTGPGDRVVVDHPTYPLAVAAIQGASCRPVGVSLPQTGWDTDGFAATLAQTAPRLAYLMPDFHNPTGRCMDSTTRETIAAIAARTRTTLVVDETMVDLWYENPPPPPLAAFDSPGSVITLGSAGKTFWGGLRLGWIRASSRTIATLAQTRDTLDLGSPLLEQLATQWLMENAHTFLPARRAMLKARRDHCGMLMREHFPDWRFCTPQGGLSYWIELPDMLATQFAARAESIGIHLGTGTRFGLSGAFDRYLRIPFALESAALEDALLRLKPLWMALHQTQPPPKRSVV; translated from the coding sequence ATGTCATCTCGTCGCTTCGGTAGCCAGTCTTTGCAGCGCCTGTTAGGCCACTGGCAGCAAACCGCGTCCCGTACGCCGCTGTGGCGTCAACTTGCTGACGCCCTGCGTCTGCTGATCCTGGATGGCAGGCTGGCACTCGATACGCGCCTGCCGGGTGAGCGGGAACTGGCTGCAACGCTGGAAGTTAGCCGCACGACTGTTGCCAGCGCGCTGGCGCATCTGCGTGACGAAGGTTATCTCGAAAGCCGCCACGGGAGCGGTTCGCGGGTGATCTTGCCGGACAGCCGTGCCATTCCAACGCTCAGCACGGCCGGTACGTCACTGGATCTCTCCACCGCCGCCCTGAGCGCCGGGCCGGAAATCCATCAGGCATATACCCATGCGCTGACCTCAATGACTCATTATTTATCGCACACCGGTTACGGCCAGACTGGCGTGCTGGCGCTGCGCGAAGCGATTGCTGCGCGTTACACCACCCGCGGGTTGCCGACCCGCGCCGATGAAGTGATGGTGGTGAATGGTGCGCTGAGCGGGCTGGCGCTGGTGCTACGGATGTTGACCGGCCCCGGCGATCGCGTGGTGGTCGATCACCCCACTTATCCGCTGGCGGTTGCCGCGATTCAGGGCGCGTCGTGCAGGCCGGTAGGTGTATCGCTACCGCAAACGGGCTGGGACACCGACGGCTTTGCCGCCACGCTTGCGCAGACTGCGCCGCGCCTTGCTTATCTGATGCCGGATTTTCACAATCCTACCGGGCGTTGTATGGACAGCACCACGCGGGAAACCATTGCCGCGATTGCCGCCCGCACGCGCACGACATTAGTGGTGGATGAAACAATGGTCGATCTGTGGTACGAAAATCCCCCGCCACCGCCGCTGGCGGCATTCGATTCACCAGGTTCGGTGATAACTCTCGGTTCGGCGGGGAAAACCTTCTGGGGCGGGCTGCGTTTGGGGTGGATCCGCGCATCATCACGCACCATTGCCACGCTCGCCCAGACGCGCGATACCCTCGATCTGGGTTCGCCGCTGCTGGAGCAACTGGCGACACAGTGGTTGATGGAAAACGCCCATACGTTTTTACCGGCGCGCAGAGCGATGCTAAAAGCGCGTCGTGACCACTGCGGCATGTTAATGCGCGAGCATTTCCCTGACTGGCGTTTTTGCACGCCGCAAGGCGGCCTGTCGTACTGGATAGAACTGCCCGATATGCTGGCGACACAGTTTGCTGCCCGCGCCGAATCTATCGGCATTCATTTGGGAACCGGTACGCGCTTTGGCCTTTCTGGCGCATTTGATCGCTACTTACGCATTCCCTTTGCGCTGGAATCCGCCGCGCTGGAAGATGCGCTGCTGCGCTTAAAACCCTTGTGGATGGCGCTTCATCAAACGCAACCGCCGCCAAAACGCAGCGTGGTGTAG
- a CDS encoding beta-galactosidase — translation MSCALGSLLSRRDWENPVLTHWHRLAAHAPMRSWRDETSARDDAPSPSYRLLNGIWRFNFFASPEAVPESWLETDCADAVDMPVPSNWQMQGFDTPIYTNVTYPIPVNPPFVPQENPTGCYSLTFEMSDAALAQGQTRIVFDGVNAAFYLWCNGQWIGYSQDSRLPAEFDLSAVLKPGTNRLAVMVLRWCDGSYLEDQDMWRMSGIFRDVSLQHKPTTQIADYHFTTDLNAELTHAQLQLNVQLAGEFAGCRLNAALWRNGEKVATAEQSPGSEVVDERGNWAERLSITMPIAAPALWSAETPHLYRLTLTLRDAQDRLLEVEACDVGFRNVEISNGLLKLNGKPLLIRGVNRHEHHPQTGQVVDEATMRRDIELMKQHNFNAVRCSHYPNHPLWYRLCDQYGLYVVDEANIETHGMVPMSRLADDPRWFAAMSERVTRMVQRDRNHPSVIIWSLGNESGHGANHDALYRWLKTTDSTRPVQYEGGGANTAATDIVCPMYARVDQDQPFPAVPKWSIKKWIGLPEESRPLILCEYAHAMGNSFGGFAKYWEAFRAAPRLQGGFVWDWVDQALSKTDAHGQTFWAYGGDFGDTPNDRQFCMNGLVFPDRTPHPALYEAQRAQQFFQFSLLSTTPLVIEAQSEYLFRSSDNELLRWRVERDGELLAQGEVVLAIAPQGKQRIELTLPEFSAVPGEVWLNVEVYQRAATRWSPDNHLCAWDQWRLPSPLFVAPRTAQGVRPALQESEQAYVVSLHNQRWQFCRRSGHLVQWWRDDQPTLLTPVTDCFARAPLDNDIGISEVTRIDPNAWVERWKAAGMYDLQAELLWCEAQEHTHEIEIHTAHRWLGAGKTGFISHKIWRIDSEGTLQGDIEVQIATDIPSPARIGLVCQLAGVNAQVSWLGLGPHENYPDRKLAARQGLWTQPLDALHTPYIFPGENGLRCDTRSLRYGTHRLDGKFHFSLGRYSDTQLRETTHHHLLREEAGCWLHLDAFHMGVGGDDSWSPGVSPEFILTEETVRYRFCWRQA, via the coding sequence ATGTCCTGCGCATTAGGTTCGTTACTCTCCCGCCGCGACTGGGAAAACCCGGTTCTTACCCACTGGCATCGCTTAGCGGCTCATGCCCCGATGCGTAGCTGGCGTGACGAAACGAGCGCCCGTGATGATGCGCCATCGCCGTCGTATCGCCTGCTGAATGGTATCTGGCGTTTTAACTTTTTTGCGTCACCGGAGGCGGTGCCGGAAAGCTGGCTTGAGACGGATTGCGCAGACGCTGTTGATATGCCGGTTCCGTCAAACTGGCAGATGCAGGGTTTTGATACGCCGATTTATACCAACGTAACCTACCCGATCCCGGTTAATCCGCCGTTTGTCCCACAGGAAAACCCGACCGGTTGTTACTCGCTCACATTTGAAATGAGTGACGCGGCGCTGGCGCAGGGGCAAACGCGCATTGTGTTTGATGGCGTTAACGCGGCGTTTTATCTGTGGTGCAACGGCCAGTGGATTGGTTATTCGCAGGATAGCCGTTTACCGGCGGAGTTCGACCTGAGCGCGGTACTGAAACCCGGCACAAACCGCCTGGCGGTGATGGTGCTGCGCTGGTGCGACGGCAGCTATCTGGAAGATCAGGATATGTGGCGCATGAGCGGTATCTTCCGCGATGTCTCGTTACAACATAAGCCCACCACGCAGATTGCCGATTACCATTTCACTACCGATCTCAACGCGGAATTGACCCACGCTCAGTTGCAGCTAAATGTACAACTGGCGGGGGAATTTGCCGGTTGCCGCCTCAACGCTGCTTTGTGGCGCAACGGTGAAAAGGTGGCAACGGCGGAGCAGTCGCCGGGCAGCGAGGTGGTGGATGAACGCGGCAACTGGGCGGAACGTCTGAGCATTACGATGCCGATTGCCGCTCCGGCATTGTGGAGTGCGGAAACGCCGCATTTATACCGCCTGACCTTAACCCTGCGGGATGCGCAGGATCGGCTGCTGGAAGTGGAGGCTTGCGACGTTGGTTTCCGCAACGTTGAAATCAGTAACGGTTTATTGAAACTGAACGGCAAACCGCTGCTCATCCGCGGCGTGAACCGTCATGAACATCATCCGCAAACCGGCCAGGTGGTTGATGAAGCGACGATGCGCCGCGATATCGAACTGATGAAACAGCACAATTTCAATGCCGTGCGTTGCTCGCATTATCCCAACCATCCTTTGTGGTATCGCCTGTGTGACCAGTACGGGCTGTATGTGGTGGACGAGGCCAATATTGAAACCCACGGCATGGTGCCGATGAGCCGTTTAGCAGACGATCCGCGCTGGTTTGCGGCGATGAGTGAGCGCGTCACGCGCATGGTGCAGCGCGATCGCAACCATCCGTCGGTCATCATCTGGTCGCTGGGTAATGAATCCGGGCATGGTGCAAATCACGACGCGCTTTATCGCTGGCTGAAGACTACCGATTCCACGCGCCCGGTGCAGTACGAAGGCGGCGGGGCCAATACCGCAGCGACGGATATCGTCTGCCCGATGTATGCCCGCGTCGATCAGGATCAGCCTTTTCCGGCGGTGCCGAAATGGTCGATTAAAAAATGGATCGGCCTGCCGGAGGAATCCCGCCCGCTGATTTTGTGCGAATACGCCCATGCGATGGGCAACAGTTTTGGTGGTTTCGCTAAATACTGGGAAGCGTTTCGCGCGGCTCCGCGTCTGCAAGGCGGTTTTGTCTGGGACTGGGTTGATCAGGCATTGAGCAAAACCGATGCGCACGGGCAGACATTCTGGGCCTATGGCGGTGATTTTGGCGACACGCCAAACGACCGGCAGTTTTGTATGAACGGGCTGGTATTCCCGGATCGCACGCCGCATCCGGCTTTATATGAAGCCCAGCGCGCCCAGCAGTTTTTCCAGTTCAGCCTGCTCAGCACCACGCCGCTGGTGATTGAAGCGCAGAGCGAATATTTGTTTCGCAGTAGCGATAATGAACTGTTGCGCTGGCGCGTTGAGCGCGATGGCGAGTTGCTGGCGCAGGGCGAGGTCGTGCTGGCGATTGCTCCGCAGGGTAAACAGCGTATTGAACTGACCTTGCCTGAATTTTCCGCAGTACCCGGTGAAGTCTGGCTGAACGTCGAGGTTTACCAACGCGCGGCGACACGCTGGTCGCCGGACAATCACCTCTGCGCCTGGGATCAGTGGCGTTTACCCAGCCCGCTCTTTGTTGCCCCGCGTACGGCGCAGGGGGTTCGCCCGGCATTGCAGGAAAGCGAGCAGGCGTATGTGGTGAGCCTGCATAACCAGCGCTGGCAGTTTTGCCGGCGCAGCGGCCACCTGGTGCAGTGGTGGCGTGATGATCAACCGACCCTGCTAACGCCCGTAACGGACTGCTTTGCCCGTGCGCCGCTGGATAACGACATCGGTATCAGCGAAGTGACGCGCATCGATCCCAACGCCTGGGTAGAGCGCTGGAAGGCGGCAGGAATGTACGATCTGCAAGCGGAATTGCTCTGGTGCGAGGCGCAGGAGCACACCCACGAAATTGAAATTCACACCGCTCATCGCTGGCTGGGCGCAGGCAAAACCGGTTTTATCAGCCATAAAATCTGGCGTATCGACAGCGAAGGAACCTTGCAGGGCGATATCGAGGTGCAGATAGCGACAGATATTCCCTCCCCGGCACGGATCGGGCTAGTTTGCCAGTTAGCCGGGGTGAATGCGCAAGTAAGCTGGCTCGGTCTTGGGCCGCATGAAAACTACCCGGATCGCAAACTGGCGGCGCGTCAGGGGTTATGGACGCAACCTCTTGACGCGCTGCATACGCCGTACATTTTCCCCGGTGAAAATGGCCTGCGCTGCGATACGCGCTCGCTGCGTTACGGCACACATCGCCTCGACGGAAAATTCCATTTCTCGCTCGGGCGTTATAGCGACACGCAATTAAGGGAAACAACGCACCACCACCTGCTGCGTGAAGAAGCCGGATGCTGGCTGCATCTGGACGCGTTTCATATGGGCGTCGGCGGTGATGACTCCTGGAGCCCAGGCGTTTCGCCGGAGTTTATCCTCACGGAGGAAACGGTGCGTTATCGCTTCTGTTGGCGGCAGGCCTGA
- a CDS encoding flavin reductase family protein, which translates to MKKQSWPLHDVRHWLEPGPVVLISSHWQGQNNIMTLGWHTILEFSPSLIGCMISAGNASFERIRQSGECVINLPEASMVDTVARIGNCTGIDVDKFAEFGLTAEKSEKITAPSIKECFGQFECRIYDDAMVKNYNFFIFEVVAARVNPQPEWPQTLHYTGDGVFRTDGEVIERKTLFTKVS; encoded by the coding sequence ATGAAAAAGCAATCCTGGCCGCTGCACGATGTCCGTCACTGGCTGGAGCCTGGCCCGGTGGTGCTCATCAGCAGCCACTGGCAAGGGCAAAATAATATTATGACCTTAGGTTGGCACACCATTCTGGAGTTCTCGCCGTCGCTTATCGGCTGCATGATTTCTGCTGGCAACGCCAGTTTTGAGCGCATCCGGCAAAGCGGCGAGTGCGTGATTAATCTGCCGGAGGCAAGCATGGTCGACACCGTCGCGCGGATTGGTAATTGCACCGGCATTGATGTCGATAAGTTTGCCGAATTTGGCCTGACCGCAGAGAAAAGCGAAAAAATCACCGCGCCGTCGATCAAAGAGTGTTTCGGCCAGTTTGAGTGCCGGATTTATGACGACGCGATGGTGAAAAACTACAACTTCTTTATTTTTGAAGTGGTTGCCGCGCGGGTCAACCCCCAACCCGAATGGCCGCAAACCTTGCACTACACCGGCGATGGCGTATTCCGCACCGATGGGGAGGTTATTGAGCGCAAGACGCTGTTCACCAAAGTCTCCTGA
- a CDS encoding EAL domain-containing protein, whose translation MTNRRLVSLITAVLALAVILPLALSIWLTHRLAEETFMNGLQRYAALASMRTQRVVNQSKAALRELDSYRGTPCTPAHLLTMRRISYSWRYVRDVFYLNGQQPLCSSLTADTPVPPFQQAEQITADGFNAWLMRHNELGFSQYMVAIGSEHHAVVVDPQSFIDVVSFSTSPKNVALISLKTHLRIASNTGLSPQILAQITPDGPTTIVDEGMAYVVQRDIGMGLAIVTWAPLALLEKSWHHLLMIWLPLSLIISVLIAVALLRVLRRLQSPHAQLQDAIQRREITVFYQPIVALGSGQMVGAEALARWQQKDGSWLAPDTFIPLAVHRGLMPQLTRLVVETVFATMGPWLQRHPEQHISINLEPSDLLDPALPALLARLLAEWQLSPAQIALEITERGFADPAVSGPAIATLRAAGHAIYIDDFGTGYCSLSYLQNLDVDIIKIDKSFVDALEHKTVTPHIIDMAKALRLAMVAEGIETEGQVQWLTHYGVEYGQGWLYSKALPPDEFVRWAENNLREVCYG comes from the coding sequence ATGACCAACCGACGATTGGTGAGCCTGATTACCGCCGTTCTGGCACTGGCTGTTATTTTGCCACTGGCCTTGAGCATCTGGCTGACACACCGCCTGGCTGAAGAAACATTTATGAATGGCCTGCAAAGGTACGCCGCCCTAGCCAGCATGCGCACCCAGCGCGTGGTAAATCAGAGCAAAGCGGCGCTGCGCGAACTGGACAGTTACCGTGGCACGCCCTGTACGCCAGCGCATTTGCTGACAATGCGCCGCATCTCGTATTCCTGGCGCTATGTCCGCGACGTTTTTTATCTCAATGGCCAACAGCCGCTGTGCTCTTCCCTGACCGCCGACACCCCTGTTCCCCCGTTTCAACAGGCTGAACAAATCACCGCCGACGGATTTAACGCGTGGTTAATGCGCCATAACGAACTGGGCTTCTCGCAATACATGGTAGCCATCGGCAGCGAACATCATGCGGTGGTTGTCGATCCGCAATCCTTTATTGATGTGGTGTCGTTTAGCACCTCGCCGAAAAACGTGGCACTAATCAGCCTCAAAACCCACTTGCGGATCGCGAGTAACACCGGCCTGTCACCGCAGATACTGGCGCAAATCACGCCCGACGGGCCGACAACAATCGTGGACGAAGGAATGGCGTATGTTGTCCAGCGCGACATCGGGATGGGGCTGGCGATCGTCACCTGGGCGCCGCTCGCCCTGCTGGAGAAAAGCTGGCACCACCTGCTGATGATCTGGCTGCCGCTCAGCCTGATAATCAGCGTGCTTATCGCCGTTGCGCTGCTGCGGGTCTTGCGCCGCCTGCAATCGCCGCACGCGCAGTTGCAGGATGCTATTCAGCGGCGCGAAATTACCGTTTTTTATCAACCGATTGTCGCGCTGGGAAGCGGGCAGATGGTCGGTGCCGAGGCGCTGGCACGCTGGCAGCAAAAAGATGGCAGTTGGCTGGCCCCGGACACGTTTATTCCGCTGGCGGTGCACAGAGGATTGATGCCGCAACTGACCAGGCTGGTGGTTGAGACCGTGTTTGCCACCATGGGGCCGTGGTTACAACGCCACCCGGAACAACATATCTCCATTAACCTTGAGCCTTCTGATCTGCTCGATCCGGCGCTGCCCGCCCTGCTGGCGCGGTTACTTGCCGAGTGGCAACTTTCGCCTGCGCAAATCGCCCTTGAAATCACCGAACGTGGTTTTGCCGATCCGGCGGTTAGCGGCCCGGCCATCGCCACACTGCGCGCGGCGGGACACGCTATCTATATCGATGATTTTGGTACCGGCTATTGCAGCCTGAGCTATTTGCAAAACCTGGACGTCGACATCATCAAAATCGATAAATCCTTTGTCGATGCGCTGGAGCACAAAACCGTGACGCCACACATTATCGACATGGCAAAAGCGCTGCGCTTAGCGATGGTCGCTGAAGGCATCGAAACCGAAGGCCAGGTGCAGTGGTTAACCCATTACGGCGTGGAATATGGTCAGGGCTGGCTGTACAGCAAAGCGTTGCCGCCTGACGAGTTTGTGCGTTGGGCAGAAAATAACCTGCGCGAAGTTTGCTACGGTTAG
- a CDS encoding GntR family transcriptional regulator encodes MKKKEFVTQDLLSKIYQIDAPGPRKLPPERQLAQEYGVSRFTIRQALEKLASIGVVRIVQGSGIWINEQARNNPLVYNSITEKRFDQIRFRMISLHKKRPDRDEQQIFGLHAESFIWQFCRLRFVDEQAVQIEISRMPVDGFADLNQQVIERSLQQYVLSKGYRISHLLTTYRAVNVSREQAALLGCKKGSPAMHISNRGILEGGQVYEISDIIDINYTCTYVIPHNRENLTFRQGGS; translated from the coding sequence ATGAAGAAAAAAGAGTTCGTCACGCAGGATTTGCTAAGCAAAATTTATCAAATCGACGCGCCCGGCCCGCGCAAACTTCCTCCAGAACGACAACTGGCGCAGGAGTATGGCGTTTCGCGTTTTACCATCCGCCAGGCGCTGGAAAAACTGGCCAGCATCGGCGTGGTGCGCATTGTGCAAGGATCCGGCATCTGGATTAACGAACAGGCGCGCAACAATCCGCTGGTCTACAACTCGATCACCGAAAAGCGGTTTGATCAGATCCGTTTTCGCATGATAAGCCTGCATAAAAAGCGCCCGGACAGGGATGAACAACAGATCTTTGGCCTGCATGCAGAGAGCTTTATCTGGCAGTTTTGCCGTCTGCGTTTTGTTGACGAACAGGCGGTACAAATTGAGATTTCCCGCATGCCGGTGGACGGTTTTGCCGACCTTAATCAGCAGGTAATCGAGCGTTCGTTACAGCAGTATGTGTTAAGCAAGGGCTACCGGATTTCTCACCTGCTCACCACCTACCGCGCGGTAAATGTCAGCCGCGAGCAGGCGGCGCTACTGGGCTGTAAAAAGGGCAGCCCGGCGATGCATATCAGTAACCGCGGCATTCTTGAAGGCGGGCAGGTGTATGAGATAAGCGACATTATTGATATCAACTATACCTGCACCTATGTGATCCCGCATAACCGCGAAAACCTGACTTTCCGCCAGGGCGGCAGTTAA